The Desulfobulbaceae bacterium DNA window GATCCGATCAGGTCTTGATGGATGATCCTACAAAATCCAATCTGAAAATAACGAATTGAATGCGGTAATGGTTGCTTTGGCCAATACTGTTGCTGCTTCGTGAGGATGGCGCTTATCTGCTGCTTGACCTAGAGCTAAGTCGACAACAGATGGCAACAGGGGAGTAAGTCGAGGATGAGTTGTCATGGTATCCTTGGCTCGCTCAAGCAGATGCTTGGCTACCATGTCCGGGGAGACTGACGATAGATCTTTCTGAATTGAGGGGCTTGAGTGTCTGGGTATGATGGCGTCCAGAAATTGTCGCCATTGCGCAGACATGATATCAATTCCCCTTGGTTCATCTGTTGGTGTTACATTGTTTGCCTGTTTCTTGTTGATAGAAGTGAGAGCCCGGTCAGTGTTAAAATCTTGATTCCATGTGGGCAAAGGGTGGGGACCTTGCAGATAATTTGACAGGATACTGGTTCGAGTGAAAGTCGCTTCCAGTCGTGAAATGCTGCCCATGTCGCCGATATTCATGGTCCCTGTTATCGCCTCACCCATATGGCCAGTGAAAAAGTCGTTGGCAATACTGCCAAGATCGTCAAGAAGTCTCGACAGGTCGTCTAATTCCTGCTGATTCAAGTCCCCTTGGACCGATATCTCCATGCTGTTAAGTCTCAGGTTTTGCTCAATAAGACCAGATGAGTCTGCAGTTGCTGATTCTTTGCGATACTTACTGGTTGCCGAGCGCTGACTGATTGTGATTATGTCGCCTTCCCGTGTGGTCAGGGCAATGGAAACACCCTTGGATTGTGCTTGATAGCTCTCGCTTAGATTTGTCTGCTGTCGATTTATAACAGAGGGTTGTTGCAAAGAGGAGGAAGGGAGTAAGGCAATCGAAGGCTTCATGGCATGGTCTCCTGAGACATAGGGATATAATCTCCTGTATCGGTTAACCGGAGGTATAACTTTAATGGATCAAGTGCGACATTGAACTTGAGGGTTATGAAAGGAAAAAATAGTCTAGTCAAAAGGCCTTGAGGGTATGATCATTCATCTCGTGCGATTGAACATCCACTCATGCTCTGTGGTCAAGGAATTCGCATTACCCGCAGGACAATGATTCCGGCTTCGTATAAGGCGTAGAGCGGACCTCCCATCAACAGGAGGTTGAAAATATCTGGAGTTGGAGTGAGGATGGAAGCGACGATGCTGATGGCAAGGAGGGCATACCGGCGATTTTTTTCAAAGACCTGACGGGGGATGAGTCCGGTCTTGGCAAAAAAGACCATCGCAATGGGCAATTCGAAGATCAGGCCAAAGCCCAACACAAAGACGGTTACAAAATTGACGAATTTACCAATTGAGATGACTGGTTGCAATTGATCTGAACTGAACCCAAGCAGGAATTCGATGCCGTATTTTAAGGTGATGATATAACAGAACAGGGCACCAAGATAGAACAAAATGCTGGTGAATGTAATAAAGAGGAGTTGCGAGAGCCAATTTAATGCGAAAGGTTTGGCTAGAGCCCGCCACAGACAAGTCACTATCACGGGCAATAAGGTCAATATTGCCGCTGTTAAAGCTAACTTGATGTGAGCCAGAAATGGCTCTGCCACAGTGAAGAAGACCAACTTTTGGTGGAGATGGTTTTGGATAAGGGTAAACAGCTGTGGCGAAAACCAATAATAAATAAGAGAAGTCGCACTGAGGAGCAACAACACGCTTAGAGCAGTTTTTCTTAGTCCCTTGATGATCGCGATTAGTTTTGGATAGGGCGAGGTCTTACCGTCAGCGTCCGTTACTGGTTCGGGTGCCATTGGTGTTTGAGCCAAGCGATGGCGTAAGTGAGGAGCACTGGCTCTTCATGAGGAATGGAGGAGAGCATATCCTGTCGAGTGCGAAACTCTTCAAGATAATACAAGGTGTTGACGAAGAGTGCTGCTTCATCTTCCAGCAGCCGTCGGAAGGTGTGATCCTCATTGCGAGGCAGCAAGGTAAGCATCAGGTCTGTGAAGCGATTGTACTCTGCAATCTCCTGGTCGTTAAGCCATTGACTGATGGTTTGACTTTGATCTTCAGCAAAACCTTGGCAGTGCGGTTCCCTCATCATCACAAATTGTTCCTGCCGGCCACCTTCAGGGGTAAGAAGTGTCCCCCTGCCAACGGGATATGTCCTGCAGGCTGCAGGTCGATGCGGATAGACTCGACACCCTGCAGGGCCAACAAAAGGGCAGCTTGCCCGGCCGTCATCAATCATCCCCAGGTAGACTTTAGGATACAGGTCGTCTTGATTGAATTCAATAATCCCATAGTGTTCAAAGAACTGACGGGAATTGAGATCAAGGGCTTGTTTCAGCCGAAGAACATCGTAAGGAGTCAGGCCAAGTTCAAGCTCTCGACAGCATTCGGTAAAGCAGGGAACCCCTGGATGACAGTGGAAACGGAACGATCCATCGGCATCCAGAGGCTGAACATGGTCTGGCAGCAGGGGCATGGATCAGGCAGTCTCTTCTTTGTTCCACACACACAGCAAGGGGCTGGCGATGTACACGGACGAATAGGTGCCGGTGATAAAGCCAATAATCAGGACAAAGGAGAAATCGTGGATTACAACTCCACCCAGAAGGTAAAGGGCAAGGACAGTCAGCGAGGTGGTCAGCGTGACGACAATGGTCCGAGAGAGGACCTCGTTCACACTCATGTTGATGATCTTAGGGAGCTTGGAGTCTTTCCCGTGACGGTGGATATTTTCCCGAATTCGATCAAAGATGATAACCGTGTCGTTAAGCGAGTAGCCGGCCAGGGTCAGCAAGGCCGTGACCACCAGCAGAGTTAGTTCAATATTGAGGACATAGCAGATACCTAAAACGATAACCACGTCATGGAAGGTGGCAATCGCCGCTGCAACACCGAAACGGAGGTTGAAGCGCAGTCCCAGATAGGCAATAACACAGAACATGGAGATGATAATGGCCTGTACAGCTTTATTGCGTAGCGCCTCACTGACTGAAGAGCCGATCTCATACGTGCTCTCGACTGTAAAGTGGGTATCAGGGAGTTCCGTATTCAGGGCGGAGGTAATCTTGTCGGTCATGTTATCGACCTTTTCTGTCGATTTTTTCATTTTGACGATCAGTTGGTTTTCACTGAGAACCTGCTGAAGCTCAACATCACCTAAGTCATGTTTTTTGATCGCTGAACGGGCAGCATCGAGCGTGAATGAATTTTCAGCACGATACTGAATCATGGATCCACCGGAAAAATCAATGCCCAGATTGGCCTCGCCCCGGAGGATCTGGACAAAGGCGAACAGTCCCAACAGCGACAGCGCGATGGAGATGGTGAAGGTGATGTTTTTGACCTTCATGTAATCAAGGTTTGGTTGTTTGAAGAACTGCAGGAAATGCATCGGCTTTAATTTCCGGGTACTGGTGATATAATCATAGACCAGTTTTGAGCCGAAAAGGGTGGAGAAGAGGTTAAAGATAACACCGAAGGAGAGCGTTACCGCAAAGCCCTTGATTGGGCCGGTACCGAAGAGGAACAGGGCCAGGGCGGTAATCAGGGTGGTGACATGAGAGTCGACAATAGTCCAAAAGGCCTTGTCGTATCCTGCCTGAATACCGGACCTGGTCGATTTGCCGATGGAAAACTCCTCACGCATTCGTTCAAAGATCAGGACGTTTGAGTCCACCGCCATACCGATAGACAAGATGATACCGGCAATACCGGGCAGGGTGAGGGTGGCGGACATAAAGGCAAGGCCTACGAAAATCAAGATAACGTTAAGCACCATGGCCAGACAGGCAATAGCGCCTGACCCCCGGTAATAGATCAGCATGAAGACAATAACCAGGACCGTACCCAGGATACCGGACGACAACCCTTTTTCGATAGAGTCACGACCAAGGGAAGCGCCGACTGTCAGGTTCTTGATAATCTCAACTGGAGCGGGCAGGGCGCCAATCCGGAGGACAAT harbors:
- a CDS encoding preprotein translocase subunit TatC — protein: MAPEPVTDADGKTSPYPKLIAIIKGLRKTALSVLLLLSATSLIYYWFSPQLFTLIQNHLHQKLVFFTVAEPFLAHIKLALTAAILTLLPVIVTCLWRALAKPFALNWLSQLLFITFTSILFYLGALFCYIITLKYGIEFLLGFSSDQLQPVISIGKFVNFVTVFVLGFGLIFELPIAMVFFAKTGLIPRQVFEKNRRYALLAISIVASILTPTPDIFNLLLMGGPLYALYEAGIIVLRVMRIP
- a CDS encoding YkgJ family cysteine cluster protein translates to MPLLPDHVQPLDADGSFRFHCHPGVPCFTECCRELELGLTPYDVLRLKQALDLNSRQFFEHYGIIEFNQDDLYPKVYLGMIDDGRASCPFVGPAGCRVYPHRPAACRTYPVGRGTLLTPEGGRQEQFVMMREPHCQGFAEDQSQTISQWLNDQEIAEYNRFTDLMLTLLPRNEDHTFRRLLEDEAALFVNTLYYLEEFRTRQDMLSSIPHEEPVLLTYAIAWLKHQWHPNQ
- the secD gene encoding protein translocase subunit SecD translates to MNKSLRWKIILLSLISILSVVSIVPSLTNNVPSWWKKYLAPAGIKLGLDLQGGMHLVLKVDLKKAVENSLDFAAQDLKDALLEKQISVVRTKAPQADKVVFTLPNKSAMSGIKELIKGESFANLDIEIHEEEGSFPRMILSLKEDRVDFIRKNAVNQSLEIIRNRIDQFGVAEPVIIRQGDDEIVVQLPGVKDADRALTLIGQTAQLEFKMVVENNGGLDLNSLINQAVSSGKWQKGQSTKQLNMALSRDLPQDTQIYFDTFKDPQTNIETETPILIYNQVMMSGDMVADAQVRVGGTFNEPYVTLDLTGHGGKIFGQVTEKNVNKRFAIILDGNVKSAPVIREKILGGSAQISGNFTYEEATDLAIVLRIGALPAPVEIIKNLTVGASLGRDSIEKGLSSGILGTVLVIVFMLIYYRGSGAIACLAMVLNVILIFVGLAFMSATLTLPGIAGIILSIGMAVDSNVLIFERMREEFSIGKSTRSGIQAGYDKAFWTIVDSHVTTLITALALFLFGTGPIKGFAVTLSFGVIFNLFSTLFGSKLVYDYITSTRKLKPMHFLQFFKQPNLDYMKVKNITFTISIALSLLGLFAFVQILRGEANLGIDFSGGSMIQYRAENSFTLDAARSAIKKHDLGDVELQQVLSENQLIVKMKKSTEKVDNMTDKITSALNTELPDTHFTVESTYEIGSSVSEALRNKAVQAIIISMFCVIAYLGLRFNLRFGVAAAIATFHDVVIVLGICYVLNIELTLLVVTALLTLAGYSLNDTVIIFDRIRENIHRHGKDSKLPKIINMSVNEVLSRTIVVTLTTSLTVLALYLLGGVVIHDFSFVLIIGFITGTYSSVYIASPLLCVWNKEETA